One genomic region from Streptomyces sp. NBC_00457 encodes:
- a CDS encoding FAD/NAD(P)-binding protein yields MSTTPSTAVLVVVGAGPRATGLLERIAANAPELWDGTRELRIHLVDPHPPGPGRVWRHEQSALLRMNSMAEDVTMFTDESTTIEGPVRPGPSLAEWAAQFADRIPRHAPYTEPADPEVLAELRTLAGTDFPTRRAQSAYLDWVFRKALTELPPSVTVEWHRTTATAVTGPSDGPQHVHLAERTSPLTADLVVLAQGHIGSTPSAEHRDHAAFALRHGRIHLPPEFSADADLSGLRPGEHVLLRGFGLAFIDLMALLTEGRGGSFRPQADGTLTYLPSGREPVLHVGSRRGVPYHSKTRYRLQGPRPPLPRHFGPEAVDALLAGGRPLDLRRDVWPLMAKEIGFGHYHELFRAHPGRTALPWADFIAAYDRLGWYDDDMAALVATAVPDPTDRLDFEALDRPLDGLVFPTADAFQDHLREHIAEDVARREDPGFSADLGAFLGLLSVYGQLPGLVAAGRLTARSVAEELDGWWHGFFSFLASGPPGFRLRQLLALSRAGIVHFLGAGVRIGTDESAGTFTAISPTVPGHTTHATALIEAYLPGPSLDRSEDALLRDLHRTGALSEEVIADLTHTHRSGLLAVSPADGHLVDPSLGDLHPRRIALGAPTSSRAVAAFARPHTDAPAFRQNDAVARALLRTLRATEAEPATSPVDGRPLRV; encoded by the coding sequence GTGAGCACCACCCCTTCCACGGCCGTCCTGGTCGTCGTCGGCGCGGGGCCGCGCGCCACGGGGCTGCTGGAGCGCATCGCCGCCAACGCACCCGAACTGTGGGACGGGACACGGGAGTTGCGGATCCACCTGGTGGATCCGCACCCGCCCGGCCCGGGACGCGTCTGGCGACACGAGCAGTCGGCGCTGCTGCGGATGAACTCCATGGCCGAGGACGTCACCATGTTCACCGACGAGTCGACCACCATCGAGGGCCCGGTACGGCCCGGCCCCTCGCTCGCCGAATGGGCCGCCCAGTTCGCCGACCGGATCCCGCGTCACGCCCCGTACACCGAGCCCGCCGACCCGGAGGTGCTCGCCGAACTGCGCACGCTCGCCGGGACGGACTTCCCCACCCGCCGTGCCCAGAGCGCCTACCTGGACTGGGTGTTCCGCAAGGCCCTCACAGAGCTGCCACCGTCGGTCACCGTCGAGTGGCACCGCACCACCGCCACCGCCGTCACCGGCCCCTCGGACGGCCCGCAACACGTGCACCTGGCCGAGCGCACCTCTCCGCTCACCGCCGACCTGGTGGTTCTCGCCCAGGGACACATCGGCTCCACGCCCAGCGCCGAGCACCGCGACCACGCCGCCTTCGCCCTCCGCCACGGCCGTATCCACCTCCCGCCGGAGTTCTCCGCCGACGCCGACCTGTCCGGACTGCGGCCCGGCGAACACGTCCTCCTACGCGGCTTCGGGCTGGCCTTCATCGACCTGATGGCACTGCTCACCGAAGGCCGCGGCGGCAGCTTCCGCCCCCAGGCCGACGGCACCCTCACCTACCTCCCCTCGGGCCGCGAGCCCGTCCTCCACGTCGGATCGCGGCGCGGAGTGCCGTACCACTCCAAGACTCGCTACCGACTCCAAGGGCCCCGCCCCCCGCTGCCGCGCCACTTCGGCCCCGAGGCGGTCGATGCGCTGCTCGCCGGGGGACGCCCGCTGGACCTGCGGCGCGATGTGTGGCCGCTGATGGCGAAGGAGATCGGCTTCGGCCACTACCACGAGCTCTTTCGCGCCCATCCCGGGCGCACCGCTCTCCCCTGGGCGGACTTCATCGCCGCGTACGACCGTCTGGGCTGGTACGACGACGACATGGCGGCCCTCGTCGCCACGGCGGTGCCCGATCCGACGGACCGTCTGGACTTCGAGGCTCTGGACCGTCCGCTGGACGGCCTCGTGTTCCCGACGGCGGACGCGTTCCAGGATCACCTGCGCGAGCACATCGCCGAGGATGTCGCCCGCCGCGAGGACCCGGGGTTCAGCGCCGACCTCGGAGCGTTCCTAGGACTGCTCTCCGTCTACGGCCAACTGCCCGGCCTGGTCGCCGCGGGACGGCTGACCGCCCGTTCCGTCGCCGAGGAACTCGACGGCTGGTGGCACGGCTTCTTCAGCTTCCTGGCCTCCGGCCCGCCCGGCTTCCGCCTGCGCCAACTCCTGGCGCTGTCCCGGGCCGGCATCGTCCACTTCCTGGGCGCCGGTGTCCGGATCGGCACCGACGAGTCCGCCGGCACCTTCACCGCGATCAGCCCCACCGTCCCCGGCCACACCACCCACGCCACGGCCCTGATCGAGGCGTACCTGCCGGGCCCCTCCCTCGACCGCAGCGAGGACGCCCTCCTGCGCGACCTGCACCGGACCGGCGCCCTCAGCGAGGAGGTCATCGCCGACCTCACCCACACCCACCGCTCCGGCCTGCTCGCCGTCTCCCCCGCGGACGGCCACCTCGTCGACCCGTCCCTCGGCGACCTCCACCCCCGCCGCATCGCGCTCGGCGCCCCCACCAGCAGCCGGGCCGTCGCCGCCTTCGCCCGCCCGCACACCGACGCGCCGGCTTTCCGCCAGAACGACGCGGTCGCCCGCGCACTCCTGCGCACGCTGAGAGCCACCGAGGCCGAGCCGGCGACGTCTCCGGTGGACGGCCGACCTCTCAGAGTGTGA